In the Pedobacter cryoconitis genome, CAAATTCTGATATTTATCTACTAATCGTGAAAATGCGTTAGCATCTCCTTTGATTATTAGCATTATAATTTTATGTTCTTCGTCCATGGACATATTTAAATAGACAATATCAAAGTGGATTAGGTTACAATAAAAGTCAAAATATTTGACTTATTTTTTTGACAATACAAATACTGCAAGAACAATTTTTCATTAGGGTTAAACCATCGATTATCAAGGCTTAAACCAGATAATGGAGCTAAAAGATTCAACCCTAATGCGCTATTGAATCAGGGCATGGTTAATAATGTCAAAAATCTTTTCATTTTCATTGTGAATAAAGAAATGACCTCCATTGAAATAAATAATATTACAAATGTTTGAAGTTGTTTTACTCCATTCGTGGCATTGTTGAGCAGTCAAATCATCTTTTTTTCCCAGCATAACAGTTATCTCTCCATTATAGAGCCTTTTATCTTTCTTAAAATCATATGTTTCTGCCAATTTGAAATCATTCCTTAATAGCGGAAGAAATAGTTTCTCAAATTCTATATGCTCGAAAATTCCGGCAGGAGTTCCTCCCAGTTGTATTATTTCTTTCTTGAAATCTTCCGTATCCAATAAATGATAGATAACTTTCTTTTTATTCTCTATGTGTGGTGCACTTTTACCAGAGTAGAAAACATGTTTTGGGTCCGGAAGGTTATTAATCCCTATTTTCTGAACGAGTTCGAAAGCAATTAATGCACCAAGACTATGTCCGAAAAATGCATATGGGTTATGAACTACATCATTATATATTTGATGGTAAACGTCATTAACGAGTTCTTCAAAATCTTTATACAAAGGTTCATTAAATCTTGTTCCCCGGCCAGACAACTCAATAGGTACTACTTCGATTGCTGGGTTCAGACTCTTTATCCAGTGGTGATACACCTGAGCTGATCCACCAGCATAAGGGAAACAGAATAGTTTAATTTTGGTCATTGCAGATTAAATTTTATAAATTATACTTCGTTGATACTTTCTACGTTTACTGATGCGATGTATGAGGCTACTCCTTGTATGTAGGGATTCTTAAAGAAAGTCCTGAAGGATATGTTCATATCAAATACCTGGTTTATCTTATTCACCAAAAGCACTGCAAGCAGAGAATGTCCACCTAAATCAAAGAAACTACTATTAACACTGATCTTTTCTTTTTCTAAACCGAGTACCTCAGCCCAAATTGTTGCCAGGGTTTCTTCTAAGTCATTTGAAGGGGCAATGAACTCACGCTCTACCATTAAATCAGGTAGTGGAAGGCTCGCCTTATTGACTTTTCCATTCGCAGTTAAAGGAAGAACAGCTAAATGCAGATATGCCGACGGTACCATATAATCCGGTAAATGTTGTCTTAAGTGATTCTGCAATTCTAAAGCGCTTAATTCGAATTTTGAAACATAATATCCTACTAGAAAATGATTCCCCTTACTCTGTTGATATAATACGATTGATTCGCTAATGTCGGGATGATTGAGTAGCTGATTCTGAATTTCTCCAAGCTCCACCCTGAATCCCCTGATCTTTATCTGATCATCAATTCTACCTAGCAGCTCTATACTTCCGTCAGAAAGCCAGCGACCTATATCTCCTGTTTTATACAGCTTATACTTATCATTTTTATCAAATGGATTATCTATAAACTTTTGTGATGTCAATTCTGATTTATTCAAATACCCTCTGGATACCTGAACTCCACCAATTAACAGCTCACCACAAACTCCAGTAGCCTGAATGTTATTCTTATTGTCAACGATATAGATTTGCGTATTTGCTATTGGCTTTCCTATAGTGACCCTTGTTTCATAAGCGCTAAGCTCTACTGCTGTGACATCTATCGCAGCTTCTGTAGGTCCGTATAAATTATACAGTTTAACGTCTGGGAAAATAGCCTTAAAATCTTTGACCACAGCTAATTTCAATTCTTCTCCACTCGCTATAATTGCGCGTAAGTTATTGCTTTCAGCTGCTTTAAAACTTGATAGAAATGCCGACAACATGGAAGGTACGAAGTGTGTTATAGAAATGTTTTCGGTACAAATTAAATTCCATAAATAAGCTGGGTCTTTATTGCCTTCCGGTATTATAAATATCATTCTGGCTCCAGTTGTTAAAGGAAGCAGCAGTTCCCATACAGAGACATCAAAGCAAAAAGTTGTTTTTTGTAAAATAACATCAGCCGCCGTTACATCTAAATAACTACGCATCCACATCAACCGGTTATAAATCCCATCATGCTGGTTCATTACTCCTTTGGGAATACCAGTCGTACCAGAAGTATAAATAACATAGGCCAGTGATTCTTGTGGTATACTTACGTTTGCAGAAGATGCAGGCCATTGCTCATATATAGATTTATCATCAAGATTTAAAGCGGCTATATCGTTAAACAGATCCTGGTAATTGCTTGAAGTAAGGACGATTACTGGTTTTGTATCTTCCAATACATAATTTATCCGGTTTTGAGGATACTTCGGATCTATAGGAACGTAGGCACCGCCAGCTTTCAAAATCCCTAAAATCCCAATAATCATCTCGATTGACTGATCTAAACATATCGGAACTAAAGAATCACTTACAACCCCTTTTGCTATCAAAAGATGGGACAACTGATTTGAAATGCGATCTAATTCGCTATAGTTTAGTTTTTTATCCTCAAAAACAGCTGCAATATTTTCCGGAGTTAGCTGAACTTGTGCTGAGAATAAATCTAATACTGTCTTAGCACTTTCATAGGTTACTTCTGTTGCATTAAATTCACTTAACAGCGCATAATCCTCCTTTTCGAGCAGCGTTATCGTTTCTTTAGATACCAATTCTGATTCGTGATGTAAAAACTGATCCAGGATCGCTTTAAAATGATCTGCCATTCTCTTTGTTTGTTTTTCACTAAAAATGGCCTTAGAGTACCTTAACAACAACCTGAAACTTTTATTATAAACACTTCCGCGTCCTTGCTTAAGCTCATGTGCTTCTATGTGGAAGCCAATAGGAAAATGTTCATTAAGATAAAATTCAGATAATGAGTTTTCTTCTAAATCAATAGTCGCATCGTAGTCATCGCGCTCTTCAAATATCTTAAAGTCCAGATAATTAAAAACAACATCAAAAACAGGATTATTCTGACCTGATGGTTCTTCTGTAAGCTCTAGTATCTTATAAAAAGGAACTCTTTCATGATACTTTAGTTTTCTAAGCTTGTTTTCTATAAAGTCAATATAGCCTCCCCAGGTTAAGCCTTCTGGAATCTGTGCTCTGAAAGGAATGGTATTTAAAAAACAACCTAGTAATTTTTCCCCATCAGGAGTCAAAGGCCTGTTATTAGTGACTACACCGACAGTGATGTCATCCTCATAACTTAGCATGTTCAGTGTGTAAATATAGGCGGCAAAACACAAATGTTTAAAGCTCGTATTATATCTTGATGCCACTTCCTCCAATTCATTTCTATACGCAAGACCTAATTCAAACACATCAGTTATAAATTCATGTGTTGCTCCGGTAGATGGCAATTCAAAACGGGTATAACCATTCAGCTCTTCTTTCCAATATTGAATGGAAGCTGTATGCTTTGCTGCTGCCAATTCTCCGACAATCTGATCTTCATAGGTACTTTGTAAACGTTGTGGAATGAAAGCCCTGTCTTTAGATAAAACTGTGTACATATTTAATAGTTCCGTCAGGAATGACGATAAGCTCCATCCGTCGAACAGGGAATGATGAAAATCAAATAGCAAATACTGAAAATCATCCCTAATCTTTATGATATTTATACGCCACAATAACGAAAATGACATACTCGTCATTCTCATTTTCTCTTCCAGCATTTTCTTCGCTATAAAGAGTTCCTGATCTTTCTTGTCCAGGTGGCGTATATCAATAAAATTAATTTCAGGATCTATTTCCTTCATAATAACATGAGCGAAGCAATCTAAATCATATACCTTACGCAAAGTCGTATGCTTTGCAATCATTAAATCCATAGCGTCTTCAAACAATCCAAAATCAAAATCCTTAGCAGGATAATCATACATGTTCTGCTCGTGGTAAATAATTTCATGAATATTTTCTGGGGTAGTTTTCAGATATTCAAAGACCATCCCTTTTTCTACTCCATTCATCGGATACACTTGTTCATAAGAATCCAGAAAATTGTGTTCTAGCTTATAGTTCTCCTGGAACAGTTGAAGTTCTTGTCGTGCTGCGTCAAATATCCGCTCGCTTTCCTCATCTTTTTTTGAATCCAGGACTCTCAGCGTCAACTCTTCTATTGTT is a window encoding:
- a CDS encoding thioesterase II family protein, translating into MTKIKLFCFPYAGGSAQVYHHWIKSLNPAIEVVPIELSGRGTRFNEPLYKDFEELVNDVYHQIYNDVVHNPYAFFGHSLGALIAFELVQKIGINNLPDPKHVFYSGKSAPHIENKKKVIYHLLDTEDFKKEIIQLGGTPAGIFEHIEFEKLFLPLLRNDFKLAETYDFKKDKRLYNGEITVMLGKKDDLTAQQCHEWSKTTSNICNIIYFNGGHFFIHNENEKIFDIINHALIQ